In Flavobacterium sp. N3904, one DNA window encodes the following:
- a CDS encoding DUF4369 domain-containing protein, with the protein MKNSIIAFVALFLLVACNKNESKTNLHITGNIKGLKEGTLYIQRVVDTSLVAIDSIKIDGNSTFATDLDLKSPEMLYLYLDRGVTNSLDNNIMFFAEPGKINIETNLDSFINSAKITGSKNQELYEDYRKIISHFNDENLTLIESKFNAIKSNNTKAVDSLNARQDNNIKRKYLYATNFAVNNKEYEVSPYIALADIYDINVKYLDTIQKSMTPKVANSLYGKKLTQYVNTIKSQQK; encoded by the coding sequence ATGAAAAATTCTATTATTGCTTTTGTTGCTTTATTCCTATTGGTGGCGTGTAACAAAAATGAATCCAAAACCAATTTACATATTACTGGAAATATCAAAGGATTGAAAGAAGGAACTTTGTACATCCAAAGAGTTGTTGATACTTCTCTTGTAGCCATAGACAGTATCAAAATAGATGGAAACTCAACTTTCGCAACTGATTTAGATTTAAAATCCCCCGAAATGCTATACTTGTATCTGGACAGAGGTGTAACAAATTCTCTTGACAACAACATTATGTTTTTTGCAGAGCCAGGAAAAATAAATATTGAAACCAATCTTGATTCTTTTATTAACAGTGCTAAAATCACTGGATCAAAAAATCAGGAGTTGTATGAAGATTACCGAAAAATTATCTCTCATTTTAATGACGAAAATCTAACCTTAATTGAGAGTAAATTTAATGCTATAAAAAGCAACAACACAAAAGCAGTAGACAGTTTGAATGCTAGGCAAGACAATAACATCAAACGTAAATATTTATATGCAACCAATTTTGCGGTAAATAATAAAGAGTACGAGGTTTCGCCTTATATTGCTTTGGCCGATATCTATGATATCAACGTTAAATATCTGGATACCATTCAAAAATCTATGACTCCAAAAGTCGCCAATTCTCTTTATGGCAAAAAATTGACTCAATATGTAAATACTATCAAAAGTCAACAGAAATAA
- a CDS encoding peptidase M61, giving the protein MKKILFVFAFTSIFWPSKANSTTPVDSKKEEIEVNINLIDVKDDQVLVTVKAPKIKTSEITYSLPKTVPGTYSEDNYGRFIVDFKAYDAKGNLLTVSKTDDNTWSIKNAKTLAKVTYLVNDTFDTEKGRGFGKEDVFSPTGTNIDAGKNFMLNLHGFVGYFQDKKESPYKVTITHPETLWGATSMIDKDASKTVDVFEMPLYSELLENPIMYSKPDYTTFTVDGMEIQIVVYSPTGKFTAESITPEMKTMMTAQKTFLGKVNSTKKYTVLLYLSTMTETDAKGFGALEHPTATTVVLPEMMPKDELVKSMKDVVSHEFFHIVTPLTIHSKEIQYFDYNAPKMSEHLWMYEGVTEYFANLFQINQGLITEDEFFTRIAEKIDQAKTMNDTLPFTKMSANVLVEPYKDQYLNVYQKGALIGMCLDIQIRQSSDGKRGVLDLMHQLSNEYGVTKPFNDADLFAKITSLTYPEVGEFLTKYVSGPTPIPYYDYLAKVGVTKTSKKTPEGIFLKGQVPYIGVNHENKEIFVDPKKELTVFYTNLDLKGGDIILAINDKPYSLDNIYEMITESQKWKENDPITIKIKRDGKEQIIKGTVKLPYIDTDGLEATDASKAKLREAWLKG; this is encoded by the coding sequence ATGAAAAAAATACTATTCGTATTTGCTTTTACATCCATATTCTGGCCCAGTAAAGCAAACAGCACCACCCCAGTTGACTCAAAAAAAGAAGAAATTGAAGTAAACATCAACCTCATTGATGTGAAAGACGACCAAGTTTTAGTTACCGTTAAAGCTCCAAAAATTAAAACCAGCGAAATCACTTACAGCCTTCCAAAAACCGTACCTGGAACTTATTCTGAAGATAATTACGGAAGATTTATCGTTGATTTTAAAGCATACGATGCCAAAGGAAATTTGTTAACCGTTTCTAAAACGGATGACAACACTTGGTCTATCAAAAATGCAAAAACATTAGCAAAAGTAACTTATTTGGTAAACGACACTTTTGATACTGAAAAAGGTCGTGGTTTTGGCAAAGAAGACGTTTTTTCGCCAACAGGTACAAATATTGATGCCGGCAAAAATTTCATGTTAAACTTACACGGATTTGTCGGTTATTTCCAGGACAAAAAAGAATCGCCATATAAAGTAACTATTACACATCCCGAAACACTTTGGGGAGCCACTTCTATGATAGACAAAGATGCTTCTAAGACAGTTGATGTTTTTGAAATGCCTCTTTATTCAGAATTGCTTGAAAACCCAATTATGTATTCAAAACCAGACTATACCACATTTACAGTAGATGGAATGGAAATTCAAATTGTGGTTTATTCTCCTACTGGAAAATTCACTGCAGAAAGCATTACTCCAGAAATGAAAACAATGATGACTGCTCAAAAAACGTTTTTAGGAAAAGTCAATTCTACAAAAAAATATACTGTGCTCCTGTATCTTTCCACAATGACAGAAACTGATGCAAAAGGATTTGGAGCATTGGAACATCCTACTGCCACAACAGTTGTATTACCAGAGATGATGCCAAAAGACGAATTGGTAAAATCGATGAAAGATGTTGTTTCACATGAATTTTTTCACATTGTGACTCCATTAACTATTCACTCCAAAGAAATTCAATATTTTGACTATAATGCGCCAAAAATGTCTGAACATTTATGGATGTACGAAGGTGTAACGGAATATTTTGCCAATCTTTTTCAAATCAATCAAGGACTGATTACCGAAGATGAGTTTTTTACTCGTATAGCAGAAAAAATTGACCAGGCCAAAACGATGAATGATACATTACCATTTACAAAAATGAGTGCTAACGTATTGGTTGAACCCTACAAAGACCAATATCTAAATGTGTACCAAAAAGGCGCGTTAATTGGAATGTGTTTGGATATTCAAATTAGACAAAGCAGCGATGGAAAAAGAGGGGTTTTGGATCTAATGCACCAATTATCAAATGAATATGGAGTTACAAAACCATTCAATGATGCTGACCTTTTTGCAAAAATCACATCATTAACTTATCCAGAAGTTGGTGAATTTTTAACCAAATATGTATCTGGTCCAACACCGATACCTTACTACGACTATTTGGCAAAAGTAGGCGTTACAAAAACTTCTAAAAAGACTCCGGAAGGCATATTCTTAAAAGGTCAAGTGCCATACATTGGCGTAAACCATGAAAACAAAGAGATATTTGTTGATCCTAAAAAAGAATTGACCGTTTTTTATACCAACCTGGATTTAAAAGGTGGAGATATTATCCTTGCCATAAATGATAAACCTTATTCACTGGACAATATCTACGAAATGATAACTGAAAGTCAAAAATGGAAAGAAAACGATCCTATTACTATCAAAATAAAAAGAGATGGTAAAGAACAAATAATAAAAGGAACTGTAAAATTACCTTATATCGATACTGACGGTCTGGAAGCAACAGATGCTTCAAAAGCCAAATTGAGAGAAGCTTGGTTGAAAGGATAA
- a CDS encoding TIGR03643 family protein: MKKSNRKELNWEQTEKLVTLAQEERNPFEIIKKEFGLAEKEVLEIMKKKMPAEKFEMWKKKAIASKPKPKPLKIDDFDEDLDGKYYIKNKLD, from the coding sequence ATGAAAAAGAGTAACCGCAAAGAATTGAACTGGGAACAAACAGAGAAACTTGTTACATTGGCCCAAGAAGAAAGAAATCCATTTGAGATTATCAAGAAAGAATTTGGACTAGCCGAAAAAGAGGTTCTGGAAATTATGAAAAAGAAAATGCCTGCAGAAAAATTTGAGATGTGGAAAAAGAAAGCCATTGCAAGTAAACCAAAGCCTAAACCTTTGAAAATAGATGATTTTGACGAAGATTTAGATGGTAAATATTATATCAAGAACAAACTAGACTAA
- a CDS encoding sterol desaturase family protein, which yields MNEIISYFSTIPSSHRSLILVCGITIFWLIENAFPLFKFEYNKWQHASINLFLTFTTIIVNFCLAFILLKTADWTIVNHFGVLQWLPEMPLWLYTLIGLLLLDLIGAYLVHLIQHKTKFLWRFHLIHHTDTWIDTTSANRHHPGESVIRFAFTTLGVLIIGSPMWMVFLYQTLSVIATQFNHANISLPKKLDTFLSFFIVSPDMHKVHHHYVLPYTDSNYGNIFSVWDRLFGTYKTLAKEEIIYGVDTHMKDEENNQLKKLLTIPFQKHLKAKGN from the coding sequence ATGAACGAAATTATTTCTTATTTCTCCACAATTCCTTCCTCACATAGAAGCCTGATTCTTGTATGCGGCATCACTATTTTTTGGTTAATCGAAAATGCTTTTCCGCTTTTTAAATTCGAATATAACAAATGGCAACATGCCAGCATCAACTTATTTCTAACCTTTACGACTATCATTGTAAATTTTTGCTTGGCTTTTATTTTATTAAAAACCGCTGATTGGACGATTGTCAATCATTTTGGCGTTTTGCAATGGCTCCCTGAAATGCCCTTGTGGCTATATACACTTATTGGGCTATTACTATTGGACTTAATTGGCGCCTATTTGGTGCATTTAATTCAACATAAAACCAAATTTCTTTGGCGTTTTCATTTGATTCACCACACCGATACCTGGATAGACACCACATCTGCAAATCGGCATCATCCTGGTGAAAGCGTTATCCGATTTGCGTTTACTACTTTAGGAGTACTCATCATCGGGAGTCCCATGTGGATGGTGTTTTTATACCAAACGTTATCGGTTATTGCAACACAATTCAACCATGCTAATATTTCTTTACCAAAAAAATTAGATACTTTTTTAAGTTTTTTTATAGTTTCGCCTGACATGCACAAGGTTCATCATCATTACGTACTCCCTTATACTGACAGTAATTATGGAAATATTTTCTCAGTTTGGGATCGTTTATTTGGCACTTATAAAACCCTAGCAAAAGAAGAAATCATATACGGTGTAGACACACACATGAAGGATGAAGAAAATAATCAGTTAAAAAAATTACTTACTATACCTTTTCAAAAGCACCTCAAGGCAAAGGGGAATTAA
- a CDS encoding alpha-ketoglutarate-dependent dioxygenase AlkB family protein → MNSLFHSDPIILNLPDAEIIYYPSFLKKEEADNLFRELIQTIPWQQDEITVYGKKHLQPRLTALYGNEGKPYSYSNIVMQPHYWTVPLQKIKSLVESVTETHYTTVLLNYYRDGNDSNGWHSDNEKELGINPIIASFSLGAERNFQLKHNTDSAQRKNIILEHGSLLLMKGTTQHFWKHQVPKTTKPIGPRINLTFRIIK, encoded by the coding sequence ATGAATTCACTTTTCCATTCAGATCCAATTATTCTCAACCTCCCAGATGCTGAAATCATCTATTATCCGTCGTTTCTTAAAAAAGAAGAAGCCGACAATCTCTTTCGGGAATTGATTCAAACCATTCCGTGGCAACAAGACGAAATTACAGTATATGGAAAAAAACATTTACAACCACGATTAACTGCTTTATATGGAAACGAAGGAAAACCATACTCCTACTCTAATATAGTCATGCAACCCCATTATTGGACAGTGCCTTTACAAAAAATAAAATCATTGGTTGAAAGCGTCACCGAAACCCATTATACAACGGTATTGTTGAATTACTATAGAGATGGGAATGACAGTAACGGATGGCATTCTGATAACGAAAAAGAACTGGGTATAAATCCAATAATCGCATCCTTTAGCTTGGGAGCAGAACGTAACTTTCAACTGAAACACAATACAGATTCAGCTCAACGAAAAAATATCATCCTAGAACATGGTAGTTTATTATTGATGAAAGGTACAACACAGCATTTCTGGAAGCACCAAGTGCCAAAAACGACAAAACCAATTGGTCCAAGAATAAATCTCACCTTCAGAATAATCAAATAA
- the aqpZ gene encoding aquaporin Z, with product MKKLLAEFFGTYWLVFGGCGSAIFAAGIPNLGIGFVGVSLAFGLTVLTMAYAVGHISGGHFNPAVSFGLWAGGRFSAKELLPYILAQCVGAIAAAGTLFTIASGKAGFMIDNTKAGAFASNGYGAFSPDGYSMQSAFVAEFVLTLFFLLIILGATDKFANGKFAGIAIGLGLTLIHLISIPITNTSVNPARSLSQALFVGGEPLSQLWMFWVAPILGAIVAGFIYKNLLQDHAAA from the coding sequence ATGAAAAAACTATTAGCAGAATTTTTCGGGACGTATTGGTTGGTATTTGGTGGTTGCGGCAGCGCAATTTTTGCTGCTGGGATACCAAATTTAGGGATTGGATTTGTCGGAGTTTCGCTTGCTTTTGGATTAACAGTTTTAACAATGGCTTATGCTGTTGGTCACATTTCAGGAGGTCATTTTAATCCTGCGGTCTCTTTTGGACTGTGGGCTGGTGGACGATTTTCCGCCAAAGAATTACTCCCGTATATCTTAGCGCAATGCGTGGGAGCAATTGCAGCAGCGGGGACTTTATTCACCATTGCTTCGGGAAAAGCTGGTTTTATGATTGACAATACCAAAGCTGGTGCATTTGCATCAAACGGATATGGTGCATTTTCTCCTGATGGATATTCGATGCAATCTGCTTTTGTTGCTGAATTTGTTCTGACCTTATTTTTTCTTTTAATAATTCTTGGCGCTACAGATAAATTTGCAAATGGAAAATTTGCCGGAATTGCAATTGGACTTGGCTTGACACTTATTCATTTAATCAGTATTCCTATTACAAATACATCTGTAAATCCTGCAAGATCATTATCACAGGCATTATTTGTGGGAGGCGAACCATTGTCGCAACTTTGGATGTTTTGGGTCGCTCCTATTTTGGGTGCTATAGTAGCTGGTTTTATTTATAAAAATTTACTTCAGGACCACGCAGCTGCTTAA
- a CDS encoding EamA family transporter yields the protein MHKNTVLKGVFLVGLGATSFGMLATFVKMAYQEGYTTAEVTISQFVLGIIGVLIINAFQKAKNDNEVVKASRKNIFQLMFAGTSLGMTSVFYYIAVKYIPVSIAIVLLMQTVWIGVLLEMILDKKAPSLQKIVAVFVVLIGTVLATDLFKKEIQLDWRGLIWGMMAATSFTTTMFTANRVALGISSAQRSLYMLLGGAIIVFGFALATQSAAFNFGIFLKWGIILSLFGTIIPPMLMNAGFPLTGIGLGSIVSALELPVSVLMAYFLLHEQVNVTQWFGIILILLAIIIMNLKSKK from the coding sequence ATGCATAAAAACACAGTATTAAAAGGTGTATTTCTCGTAGGGCTTGGAGCGACTAGTTTTGGGATGCTGGCGACATTTGTAAAAATGGCTTACCAAGAGGGATACACTACGGCAGAAGTTACAATTTCCCAATTTGTATTAGGTATCATAGGAGTCCTAATCATTAATGCATTTCAAAAAGCGAAAAATGACAATGAGGTCGTAAAAGCTTCCCGAAAAAACATTTTTCAACTGATGTTTGCCGGAACATCTCTGGGTATGACGAGTGTTTTTTATTATATTGCTGTTAAATATATTCCAGTGTCCATCGCAATAGTTTTGTTAATGCAAACAGTTTGGATAGGTGTTTTACTGGAAATGATTTTAGATAAAAAAGCACCTTCATTACAAAAAATAGTTGCTGTTTTTGTGGTTTTAATAGGAACTGTTTTGGCAACAGATTTATTCAAAAAAGAGATTCAACTCGATTGGAGAGGTTTAATTTGGGGGATGATGGCTGCAACTTCGTTTACAACTACTATGTTTACCGCAAATAGAGTAGCTTTAGGAATATCTTCTGCACAGAGAAGCCTATATATGCTACTTGGAGGCGCTATTATCGTTTTTGGTTTCGCTTTGGCAACACAAAGCGCTGCTTTTAACTTTGGAATATTTCTAAAATGGGGAATTATATTATCGCTTTTTGGCACCATTATCCCACCAATGCTCATGAATGCGGGATTTCCACTTACAGGTATTGGCTTGGGCAGTATTGTTTCGGCACTTGAACTTCCGGTTTCGGTTTTAATGGCTTATTTTTTATTACATGAACAGGTAAACGTAACACAATGGTTTGGAATAATTCTTATTTTATTGGCTATAATCATAATGAATTTGAAATCAAAAAAATAG
- a CDS encoding DUF2721 domain-containing protein, translating into MTLHIETPALLFSATSLILLAYTNRFLTVATIIRGLKKAYKEKENRMILLEIKNLNLRLTLIRLMQMAGVLSLFLSVFTMLVLFLDYQLIGIYLFGSSLLALLISLALCFWEINISVDALRLHLSDLTHKELEKEHHSTIEK; encoded by the coding sequence ATGACACTTCATATAGAAACTCCTGCTTTACTTTTTTCGGCTACTTCTTTGATCTTACTGGCATACACCAATCGTTTTTTGACCGTAGCAACCATTATACGTGGTTTAAAAAAAGCTTATAAAGAGAAAGAAAATCGAATGATTCTATTGGAAATAAAGAACCTCAACCTAAGATTGACACTTATTCGATTAATGCAGATGGCCGGTGTACTGAGTTTATTTTTATCAGTTTTTACTATGCTTGTTTTATTTTTGGATTATCAATTGATCGGAATATATTTATTCGGCTCCAGTTTGCTTGCCTTGTTGATCTCTTTGGCATTGTGTTTTTGGGAGATTAATATTTCTGTTGATGCTTTGCGCTTGCATTTGAGCGATTTGACACATAAGGAACTCGAAAAAGAACATCATTCTACTATTGAAAAATAG
- a CDS encoding secretion protein — MKTILKLSLVVLVAMTTMSTYAIDGDFLLNVKKGTGKEISFSVNQIQKANVTIYDKFHNVIYSEIATGKGGILKTYSLEEFPDGVYFLEVETNLKKVTHEIVITNQATTLSRKSIAEAYKGELKMKNQNVATTN, encoded by the coding sequence ATGAAAACGATTTTAAAACTTAGTCTAGTAGTATTAGTAGCGATGACTACCATGAGTACTTATGCAATCGATGGTGATTTTTTACTAAATGTAAAAAAAGGAACGGGTAAAGAAATTAGTTTTTCTGTAAACCAGATTCAAAAAGCCAATGTGACGATCTATGATAAATTCCACAATGTAATCTATAGCGAAATCGCCACCGGAAAAGGGGGTATCTTGAAAACCTATAGTCTTGAGGAATTTCCTGATGGCGTTTACTTTTTGGAAGTGGAAACCAATCTTAAAAAAGTGACACATGAAATCGTGATTACTAATCAAGCGACCACTTTGTCCAGAAAATCAATCGCCGAAGCTTACAAAGGGGAATTGAAAATGAAAAACCAAAATGTGGCTACAACGAATTAA
- a CDS encoding MASE1 domain-containing protein translates to MYKLAKNDYYTPFFLKSSLFKIIFVALVYNILAFLSFRITVSPDNISPIFPEAGFALAAVLIAGRRALFGIWIGSFIANMFSFWDVCKMLDKSLIETILSACTVATGVVIGAAIATYLINLFNKGEYPLRNGYGVIIFVVVSFVYCAICSLLGVSALSLFGLNAPNHFVSNWTTWWQGDLIGTIMLTPFILSWFYRYHIKIISTSILEAIALGLATICVCVLVAFDHPDDQYLFILILLWASFRFRIRGVSILASLFALLSSIYGYLGYGSFVVVTAEDSLIYLNSFFGLSTVIALILSGFYSDYLHRKLEESKI, encoded by the coding sequence ATGTATAAATTGGCCAAAAACGATTATTACACCCCTTTCTTTTTAAAATCATCTTTATTTAAAATTATTTTTGTTGCTCTTGTATACAATATACTTGCCTTTTTAAGTTTCCGAATAACGGTTTCCCCTGATAATATTTCACCCATTTTTCCTGAAGCTGGTTTTGCTCTTGCAGCTGTATTAATTGCAGGACGCAGAGCATTATTTGGAATTTGGATAGGTTCATTTATAGCCAATATGTTTTCATTTTGGGATGTTTGCAAAATGCTCGACAAATCACTAATCGAGACCATACTATCAGCTTGCACTGTAGCAACAGGTGTTGTTATAGGTGCTGCTATCGCCACCTATCTTATTAATTTATTCAACAAAGGAGAATACCCATTGCGAAATGGATATGGAGTAATCATTTTTGTAGTAGTTAGCTTTGTTTATTGTGCTATTTGCTCCTTATTGGGTGTTTCAGCACTATCTCTATTTGGACTCAATGCACCAAATCATTTTGTTTCCAATTGGACAACTTGGTGGCAAGGCGATTTAATCGGTACCATAATGCTCACCCCATTTATATTGTCTTGGTTTTACCGTTATCACATAAAAATCATTTCCACTTCTATTCTTGAAGCCATTGCATTAGGATTGGCAACAATTTGTGTCTGTGTTTTAGTTGCTTTCGATCATCCAGACGATCAATACCTATTTATACTAATCTTATTATGGGCATCATTCCGTTTTAGAATCCGGGGAGTGTCCATCTTAGCATCACTCTTTGCATTATTATCTTCCATCTACGGTTATCTGGGTTACGGTTCTTTTGTAGTTGTCACTGCTGAAGATTCTCTGATTTACCTAAACTCATTTTTTGGATTAAGTACAGTGATTGCCTTAATTCTATCAGGTTTCTATTCAGATTACCTTCATAGAAAATTAGAAGAATCAAAAATATAA
- a CDS encoding pYEATS domain-containing protein, with protein sequence MTITDNKTQIEKEFEEEKTKGKDAENSIILTLYLGLFLGIVTVIGYPISLPEIGNRILFIGLLLAISSFISSFFMGTLFGMPKRNNEKESDYSLNNSLVEISDWLTKIIVGLGLVNLKEIPGYLMSLGEYVSIAAKYDTPFLNIYTIGIVVYFGFLGLYIGYNYMRLVLSNKYKNADDNLIRKELEKEKEKVLKVKEENIQKDQKIIQIQSDVQEKEQLTKTLLKKVNESSQSQNNVETVIKTITGSDAKEDKKAITLFVDKMKSEAKIKLQRGLIMNNNDPQKGQWKNNAINNERELTATVAEEAKGLYKINLKVVSTNPIKNPLQTDDLILFALHNTFGDPPIRLANVENQCAETEFYSYGSFTVGAFVDYGTTELELDLAELPDVSSYFKIH encoded by the coding sequence ATGACGATCACTGATAACAAAACCCAAATAGAAAAGGAATTTGAAGAAGAAAAAACAAAAGGAAAAGATGCCGAAAATTCTATTATTCTTACTTTATATCTCGGTCTATTTTTAGGAATAGTTACTGTAATTGGCTACCCAATCTCCCTCCCGGAAATTGGTAACCGAATATTATTCATAGGCCTATTACTCGCAATATCATCTTTTATTAGTTCCTTTTTTATGGGTACTTTATTTGGTATGCCGAAAAGAAATAATGAAAAAGAAAGCGATTACTCACTCAACAATAGCTTGGTCGAAATCTCAGATTGGCTTACTAAAATAATTGTCGGACTAGGCTTGGTCAATTTAAAAGAAATTCCAGGATACTTAATGTCTTTGGGTGAATATGTAAGCATAGCTGCAAAATATGACACTCCTTTTTTAAACATTTATACTATTGGAATTGTTGTTTATTTTGGTTTTCTGGGGTTGTATATCGGGTACAATTATATGCGACTGGTATTGTCAAATAAATATAAAAATGCTGATGATAATCTAATAAGAAAAGAACTAGAGAAAGAAAAAGAAAAAGTATTAAAAGTTAAGGAAGAAAACATTCAAAAAGACCAAAAAATCATTCAAATACAAAGCGATGTTCAGGAAAAAGAACAACTTACAAAAACCTTACTTAAAAAAGTTAATGAATCTTCGCAAAGTCAAAACAATGTTGAAACCGTGATTAAAACAATTACTGGGTCAGATGCCAAAGAAGACAAAAAAGCAATCACTTTATTTGTTGACAAAATGAAAAGTGAAGCAAAAATTAAACTTCAAAGAGGGTTAATAATGAATAACAATGACCCCCAAAAAGGACAATGGAAAAACAATGCCATTAATAATGAGCGCGAATTAACAGCAACAGTAGCTGAAGAAGCCAAAGGTTTATATAAAATAAATCTAAAAGTTGTATCTACAAACCCAATTAAAAATCCATTACAAACAGATGATTTGATTTTGTTTGCTCTACACAATACCTTTGGCGATCCTCCTATTCGTCTGGCAAATGTAGAAAATCAATGTGCCGAAACAGAATTCTATTCCTATGGATCATTTACTGTAGGGGCATTTGTTGATTACGGCACTACAGAGTTAGAACTTGATTTGGCTGAACTGCCTGATGTTTCCAGCTATTTCAAAATACATTAA